In Balaenoptera acutorostrata chromosome 3, mBalAcu1.1, whole genome shotgun sequence, the genomic stretch tggtgagattattgcttttgattttgttttttctttccttttggtaaGTTGACCATTTAGTTTTATTCCGTATTGAAAACTTACCTAGAAATATCAAAGCAACTTGCCCAGTTTATccttacagttcttttttttctcttggcgaGGGTTTTAAATAAGAGTAATTTTTTAGTTGACTCATTAATTTAATCCTAAAAGTATATGTTTTCCTTGGGTTTGTTTTATCACTATGTAAAATTTTGACTGAATTAGTTAAAATCTAAAACTAGATAAATACCGAATAGGAATAGTATAATATTTACTTACTGGTCTTCTGCAAAGGACAGATGCTTCCTTTATTCTCCCTTGCCCTTTTGTATGCTGGGTTTCAGCCTAGAGCAAGTATTTACAGAGTAATTAAGTGCCCTGAAACAACTACAACAGTGGTAATGTTGACCAACTCAACTGTAGGTCTAGGAACAGGATGGCCACAATTAAGAGTAAAATCCTGAAACATTTTCATTGACTGTTTCTGGGAAATAGCAGCCCTctggatttcttttaatttttaaaaaaattcatttttactaGGTCTAGTTCCGTAGCTTTGTGCTCTTATTCTTTGCCACCTTCATCCACGTTCACCAAAAGTGATATAAGTCTGAAAAAAGCAAGGAGGGCCAGTGCTCATACATCAGAAATCCCTGAGCCTCCCCCTTTGCATCTACCTGTGACCATTTCCAAAACTGCTATTAATATTTCTCTGTCTGCTACTGATGCCAGGTCCACAGATAGCCATATTCTTGCACTATTGTCACTAAAAACATCATGTTCGCATTCTGAGTTGGATTTTCTTTTAATGCCTTGATACTATTGGAGTTTTGAAAGCTCTCAGTCTTCAGTGAGGGAGATCTCCACCAAACAACTCTGCAGCCCCCCATGCTCTCCCACCATAGTTGCCCGTGTCAGATGATGGCCCCATTCTATCTAGGGAAATGACATGAACAAAGAATCTTTTATTAGTTAGCATATTATTTGGTATGGTGTTAGATTAATTGAAATAATACTGACCTATTTGAAATCAATTTCTTGTCATGAATTTGGTAAGAAATCATCTGATCCTACTTATTCTTACAGATAATAATCAAAAAATGGTCCATCCCTTGTCCTCTGACATTAAATTCTGTAGAGCAATACTCCCaggtaattgttttgtttttgtttggtttttttttttttcagtttcttcctttttattttaagctaaaaagaaaaataaaatatgactaataagaatttttttcctaattaataaAAAAGTAATGGCTATATTGCATTTTGGaactttgttttgaaatatttttatttgaaagcccAGTAATAATAAATTCATCttggttttttttgatgtatTCTAACTTTTAATGACTGTTggtttctctctttcccctcaaTCCTCTTAAACAGATTTCAAATGCTACAGATGATTGTAAACCAAAGCtctttcatttctccaaagaggtgTGTAAGTTATTAACAGATACTTATAGTTTTTTCACATTTCAAGTTTAAGAGATTTGTGTAACAGGGTCTCTTAGGTCTTTTACCTGTAACTAATTAATTTTCATGAAAGTGCTCAGTATAGGGTTGCTTACCAGAAGGAGGCCCATTATGAAACAGCCACCTTTTTTTTGGCACGCCTTTAAATGGAGCCTGTTTTAAATGGGCCACTGCCTAAGAGAACAGATTTACTGAATGTCTGGTCTGGCCAATAAGGTCCTCTGTGCATACAGACTTCCTGTTGCCCTCTGGACTTGTAAAGCTAAATAGCCAATTATATCAAAAACTCCTCCCCTGTGAATAGAACCTTGGTCTGGGGCTAGACAGCCTCATCCTTGGACCAGCAGTTGAGCGCTGCCAATGCGTCTTCTGGCTGACATTCCAAAGTTGAAATTTATGATGCCTGTAGCAGAGGCAGAAGGACCAAGTCCCCCCTTGCCTTCTCTGAGAGGCCTAGGATATTTGAAATGCCTGAAAGAGCCCCTGAGCATCAACAGAGGAGACAGGAAACTGATCTGAATGATCTCTACTTTACCATTCTAGAAGAGCTCCATGTGTTCCTTGTTGCTGCAGATTTCTTCATGTACACTTTTTGATTCTGCTAAAATGCAGGTCCCAGATACTAGAATCCCCACTACTCATGTATAACTCTATTAGTGTAGCATTTTAGTGTGATAACTCCTCCAtgcaaaattttcctttttattccccaGAGTTCTTTTTCGttgttgtcttgttttgtttttggccgtgccttGCAGCttacgggatctcagttccccaaccagggattgaacccgggccacagtaatgaaagcctggaatcctaaccactaggccaccagggaactcccttattccccagtttttaaatgagaaatgtcTCTCTGGCCCCACAAGGGAGGTTACCACATCTTTTACATGGTAAAAGCCTCCAGTGCCTTAAAGATTTAGGTAGGGTAATTGACAAGCCAAGAAACTGAGCAGTATATGAAAGAGAATTTGTGAATTGAATTTCATTCTCCTAATCTAGCCTTGGGAAATGCTACAGCTTTCCTTCCTGCCAGCTCTCTTACGATATTTTAGGAGGCCTTGTGTCTGAAGATAGATCTACAGTCATCTGGAACTTCTTTTGCTGAAGAGCCTTAAGTTAGttaaggagaaatttttttagagtagaaaagagaaagtaaatcaTCACCATCTATTTTGTAAAGACAGTGTTTTCATTTAGATGGTAACTTTTGTTTGCTTTGTAACTTTCTCTGGTTCTTaactattctaatttttaaaaaacaacaacttttGTTCATATAGTCCAGTGGATCTGTATGAATTTGTTGGTCTAGAATAAATCATGTTCATTCCCATCAGAAGAGACCCTAGTTATAGATGCTAAGATGTGATTAATATATTCAGTATTCTCTTAGATTAAGTTGGTACTTGAATTGAGTTGGTGAAAGGAGGTTCAAAAGCATTAACTATTATTGCTGTTTAGGGTAATAAGATGTATTTGAGTTTCCTAATACATGCATTAGGAAAGACTGAGAATTACAATAAgctcatttctaaaatgttattatttttcatcttacctaaatgttatttatcttaccttaattatttttatcttactgATATAATATAGAAGCAGCAGTGATTGCAGTAAAACCAACATGGTGTGGAAGCAGCCAAGAAATATTTTGGCTAGTGTGGGCAATACAGTTATCAAGTAAAATATttactggggggcttccctggtggcgcagtggttaagaatccgcctgccaatgcaggggacacgggttcgggccctggtccggggggatcccgcgtgccgcagagcaactaagcccgtggccacagctgctgagcccgtgtgccacaactgctgaggcccgcgcgcctggagcccgtgctccgcagcgggaggccacgacaatgagaagcccgtgcaccacaatgaagacccaacatggccaaaaataaaaacaaataaataaatttattaaaaaaacaaaaaacaaacaaaaaaaatctctgaaatcatttaaaaaaaatatatatttactgggGACCATAATTGTGTGtctcgtttaaaaaaaaaaacctcttatttTATAAACAGGTGATTCAtgaaatatgaaagaaatttaactaaattgatttttttttttggagaactgATTTTATTGTCAAATGAAGTAGTGGTTTCAACAGAGTAGCATTTAataatttcatctttaaaaaatttttttttcagagtgcTTATGCCATACCAACCAtggctttttcatttctctgccaCACCTCAATATTGCCCATATACTGTGAACTTCAAAGGTACTATAGAATCctggaatatttaaaatgtgttagtatGTCTTTTTACTTCTAGGACTTTCAGATTGAATAACATTCTCCTCTGTGaatccttccctcccaccactgGATTGTAGGTgttagtttaaaacaaaacaaaacaaccaagaCTTAGTTCTAAGTTGAGAATGTTTCTTTGAAGCATAATCCTTTGTGCAGTAATTTCAAATCAAGAATTCTAGTGTGTAGTTATTAGAGTACTAGGTCTTGAGTGATTAAGGAATCCTTTTGAATAGCTTGGGAGATATTTATCTAGTTAGATATAATTCAGATCACAGATtctaattttaccatttttttcttttagacctTCTAAGAAAAGGATGCAGAATGTAACCAATACAGCAATTGCTttaagttttctcatttattttatatctgcaCTCTTTGGGTACCTCACTTTTTATGGTaagtatattatttcattatagATGACAAAATAAATTGTTCTGTAGTTGATCTCACACCTGAATATGGACTTTGTTTCTGCCTTTCATTAGCAAGTTAATTTGTTCAGGCTGCCAGAATTCAGTGCACCACTGTGGTGGCTCTACAGGCCTTAAAgaactgattttctttctcttaaaaaggTGGATCAAATTCAAGATTGATAACTTCATATGAAAATTTTCTTAAACACCCAAGTAAAATCTCGGGCTTAGAAACACTGAAGTCTTTctacgagaaaaaaaaaaagtgcaataatgatttttttttttttaattgagaattcAATATGTTAGACTCTAGTTCAGCAGTTTGGGAGGTTGAGAGAATCAGTCATCTTAATTGCAAAAGAACAAGTTGAGAAAGGAAAGGGTTTTACTTGGACTATAGTTGTACCCTTATGTCAGAGACCTCTGCCTTTAGATTTAATTCACACAGTTCTGCAGTGTGTATTCTGTGCTTTGCCATGAACTTTCTCTCTAAATTTTTAAAGGattcttttaaattcataaaataaaagtaaaattttcttttatttacttttgaaaagtTATGTGCTTGGtgagtttttttctcttctggtaAGAacctcaagaaaaaataaaacttaaaagtctagaacaagaaaaaatattgtaagCTCTCTTGTTAAATTTGCAAGCACACTTGTTTAATTTGCAAACAAACACATTATAACAAACTGCACTCAATTTGTCAAATCCTTGAATACACTTCTCAGTTTATGAATGCCCCTATAACAACGCTCCAGGTAGATGGCTATTATTACTTTTGGGATATTTAGCTGTTCTGACTCTGATTTCACGGTCAGTGGCCTTGTGCATGTGTTTCAGGTTTTAGACATTCATGATGGCTTGTGATGGTGCTTTGCTTACCTTCCAGAGTTTTTTCAAGTCTGACAAGTTTTTGGACATTTACTTGCATAACTACCTTTCCTAAGCCCAGTGGAAAGAGTATGGATTTTGAAACCCAACAAATATGATTCAAAAAACCACTGTGCtctaactagctgtgtggccttgaaccAGGGTACTTCACCTTGTACTATCTTCATCTCCTAATCTGTAACACAGGGATAATTGTATAGAGTTATATTGAAGAGGAAATAAGTTATATGTAAAATGCCTGTtacagtatctggcacacagcAGTCTTCCACAAAGGAGAGCTACTGCTGGTGGTGTATTATCATtactgttatcattattattgcaattatttcataatttcagGTGCTCTTTTTTCAGCACTGTACTTCTCTTCTTACTGTCATTAATGGAACTTAATTTAAATATGGTAACTTTTCAGTATATTATTATCAGTGTATTATCTTAGACTTTTCAGTATGTGAGAAAATTATAATTGCTCTATATAGTCCTTTTCTTGCTAACTCTATGTCATTTCAATAGTAATAAAGGCGATTGATGAATCTAAATCTGCTCTTGCATTTttgtactatgttgaataagagtggtagAGCTCTGTACACACCATCCGGAAGAGCGTTACTTCCTACTTCCAACATGAGCATGGATACACTACAATGAAAGTTAAAGCAGATTGTTAAACTTTTTTGATCAttgttaaggaaataaaattcttaaaatacatAAACTCTATTTTTGGTTGTTACGTTTGTTTTTGTACAGAGTTGAGCACAGTGATACTTTTCtataacaatgagatactacaGCAGGGTCTTCGTTGTGATTCAGCAAAAACTTAGTGGAAGagctgtatatttttataaattgaaattgTCACCTGGCACAAATACTATTTAGGGATATATTTAAGGATCTTCCAAAATTGAGAAAAAGTCCAAAAAATGGACCTCCTTTTCTTCCCTATGGATCAATAGAGCTATCTGGAAGAAACCTCAGATGGCCTACCAATTTCCAGGACAGCTGAAAAGTAGTTGCAAAAATATTACCACGAGATGTTAGGAGCTGTGTTAAATTATAAGAAAGCTTAGATGGAAAGGGAAGTGGAGGAAGGATGGATGCTAATGCATTTATTGAGCTAACATTTATTCTGTACGTGCCAGgtgttttattatatacattGCCTAACTCAGTCCTTATGACGACTCTGCAAGATACAGGTTCAGATAGGTTGGGCACTTTGGCCAGTACCTGCAGCTAATGAATAACGAGTCGGGATTTGAATCCAATTCTGATTCTCTCCAGAGTCAATGCCTTTATTACTGTGCTGCCTGCTCAGGAATTATGCCACAGAATCCAAATTCCCTTCATTCCAAGTTTTTCGCAAAGTGAACTTTTGGAAAAACCTGGCTCACTTAAGCTCCAggcatatctatctatctatctatctatctatctatctatctatctatttttgcCTGAACAGAGAGGCTAAATATTTTCATCATGTACGTGAAATGTTTCCTACACAGAGATTTTCCTGGTTATCAAGTAAAGCTGTTGTCTCTGACTTAACCCTTTTCCACTGATGCAGATTCTTCAGAATATCCACACTTTATGTAATGGAGAAATACAGATCTAAGAAAATCACATGGTAGGCTGGTAGgtaggtgatagatagatagatagaaggaaagaaagaatgatatAAAAGTAGTTCCCTTCTCCAAAGACAGAAGAAGATTCAGATATTGATTTGCTATTCACAGTGTTTCTTTTTTGGGTTGAAAGTCTTTTACAGTATATTTCTATTGGAATAGCAGTAGCTGTCAGTCTTACAGAAAGAAATTGCTGATTGAGCTTGAGACCTTATCAGAAGAGCTTGAGACCTTATCAGAAGGGCTTGTCACAAATTAACGCCTTcaactcattttatagatgagtagcTTAAGTCCAAGAGGTGAAGTGACCTGTCTCACAATTAGTGGTATGTCTCCTGAATATTAATCCAGTGATCTTTCTGTTACTCTGTGATAATCTTTATAAACTTCATCCCCTGTTTGACAGTGTGTATTAAACAGGACAGCCTCCTGACTTCAATAGAATATATAACTTGCAGAGATCACCATCAGGTTCTTCCTGAGATTTGTAGAGATTTGTCTGAATGCAGAGAATTGTGTTGTACTCTATCCCTTGCATAAGGCTCAGCTAAGAACACAGAATTGACTGGTTCAGGAAAAAGGTTTTTGTCTTGGGAAAGTAGAAAGTAGACATGTAACCGGTATTTTGAATTTGTAATAAATCTATTTCTTCAGGCTTCTGGAGCTGCTTGGGATCCTTTCATTCAGTGCTCTCAAGGCTTAGTTAATATCTAAATTTTATCAGATTAAAGGGACCAATAAGTATGTACCTAGATTAATAATATTGGCTCTGATTACAGATGTTAAAGCATTATAAGGTGAGGAATAAAAAGTGTTCCTCTGGTAAACTAGGCCAATACCCAAATGTTGCATAATAACcagaccattttaaaagtctacaaagtTCTTAAGCCGTAAGTGTTAATAGCTCATTTTTATGATTcagaaagtggaaataaaatagtttgctatatttttcaaaagagtCACAAGTACCTCACATATTTGGGACTAGAATCCAGCTTTCCTGGCTCTTCTTAATCTCTTACTTGTTCCATTAGTCCCACGTTATATCAAGTATGTCTTTGATACTTTCAACAATTAGTTTCTATCCCATTTCCATCATTACTAATCTAGTTCAAATTCTCATTACCTCTCAGTGGTTATGACAGTAGCCTTCTAACTGTTATTCCTGTTTTGGGCCTCTTTTTCTTCCAACCTGTCTTCCTGCTTAGTTCAGATCATAATGCACTGTTCTTCAGAAGTCATTGCATCTCTGTGGCCTACCAGATTGAGTCCAGACCCTACGAAGAGCTCTGTTACTGGTCTTAAATGCATTTGCAGCCTTATCACCCACTACTCTCTTTGCTCTACCGCACAGTCTTTCAGCCTCTGAAGTGCTATTGGGCTGCTCATTTTCTCGGTTGTGTATTGCTACCAGAGAGAATTTCTTCCCCCACATCTTTGAATGTCAGCACACATACATTAACTCATGTCATGTTCTCAGTAACTCTATAGGTCAAtatattattgtccccattttacaaatgtaaaaaccaagagactcagagaagttaagttgcTAGTAAGAGTAGGATTTGAATCTTAGTCTGTTTGATCGCAGAATTCAAGCCCCTCTACTCTCCTGCTGCTCACTATATCATGATGACTCTTCTCAAGTCTTCCTGGATTTCGTTCACGTTCATCCCAAAGCCATAGTTATCTTTCCCTGTTCAGAATCACCATAGCTCTTTGTTTAGACCTTCTTCTTCCGCTTAAGTGTGTCTGTGTTTACACACTTTCTATCATATGTGTGTCTTCATCTTATCTCCCCTTTAAATTTTAAGGTATTTGAAAACAGGTGTATTTgatttgctttcttattttctccaaAGTGACTTTTCCAAACCGTATggtctcaaattaaaaaaacaaaaacaaacaacaacaacaaaaaaaccacaattcTATTCTAAGTACAAACTCATCTTTCCATACAAGGCAGTGATATGGAGTGTTCTTGAGAACTCTCACTCTTAATAGCCCTCCTCTGGCTTGGAGTGAGGAAGACGTGAGGATAGAAGAACACCAGGGAGCAAAGCATGGTCAGCTTGTTCAGATTCTGTCACTGACTACCACACTGGCTTGCTAAGGAAGCCATTACCCTAACACTGCATTCTCTTTTATGAAAGATGAATCTACAGATGAAATGTTGATGAAGCAGGTAAcatgcacaaaactataagatcCTAGAAAACATTGCAATATTAAGGAAAGGCTTTGGCATCAAAAAAATTGGGGAGTACAGCTCTGCCAGCTCTGCCCCTTTGTACTgtatgatcttggacaagtcagttAATAATTTTTAGCCTAGCTACCTATCTTATATTGTTATCATAAGGACCAAATTCAGTAGTATACATGAAAGCACTTTATAAAATAACTTAAGTGTTGTTCAAAACCTTCAGATTATGGAAAAGTTCTAaagagattttcttaaatgtatattcATTGTCATAATTTTAGAGATTCTGCCTAGGccaatttctagtttcattaaaagaaaacaccGTAGGTTTCCAGAAGATATTTACTTAATGTCTCTGTGTTTCATAGGATAGGGAAAAGGCCAGAGATGGATTTGGTACTGGGAATCCAAAATCTGTTAAGATCCGTTTGTGCAAAGGAAAATAATGTTACTGTTATTAACATCTTAGTAGTTTATAATGTGattcttattattgttttttaaatttgcagACAGTGTGGCGTCAGAATTACTACAAGGTTATAGTAAATACTTGCCACATGATGTTGTCGTCATGACTGTGAAGTTATGCATACTATTTGCTGTGCTTTTGACAGTCCCTCTAATCCACTTCCCTGTAAGTACTCTTAAAGGTTTTGTTGCTTGGTGTAGCAGCTCCCTAATATGGCGACACTAATTCTTTACAGACTAGAATGTTTGAATCACATCTAGTCTTGTATATCTTATTCATTTGTCCAGTAATTGATCAAAGACCTCATACTTGCCTATGGCCCCATGAAAGCACAAAAATAACAGTGAACCGCTAAACTAATTTGTGCTTTTTCAGATTTAGTTTAGATTTACGCTCTCCCACAGCATTGTTTCCAATTTAGAGACTATCATTCTTCTaaagttttttggggttttttttcccctttaattctGTATTCTGTTTTCAAAAGAATGTGCGCGAAGAGGAAAAAGTCAAGTCAGCAAAAATAAGCTCCTTCTAGTttattggaaatttattttcacatagACGTTCTAGTCTAATCTTAGTCGCAGATTTTATTTGCTCTAGAGTTATAGTTTAAGGGGCACAGCAGATCATCACTCGGCATTTAGTTGCCATATGTAAGACTCTTGAGAATTTCTGGGAGAATGGAATCATAGGCTTTGGGTACAGATGCTTCTAGTGGACGACTTGAGCCCCTGAACGGGGAGCTCCTTAAGACTGGGGCCGTCTCCCCGTGGGGACCGCAGCACCAGGAGTGCAGCGGGGGCTGGGTAAACGCTTGTGGGACGTGAATGCCTGTTGGCCGCCTTTGCAGTGGAGAGCATCATGAACTAGTTTTCACATTTACATGCTGTGAAACAGATAATATAACATAAAACAGCAAATGGTATTTCTTTATCATGGCatgacttctttttctgttttaaaccaTTTGTTCTTTTATCTGTTGAATTTCATGAAAATGATACTCTGTGATTTCTTCACAAAGTGTTATTGTtggtaattttgaaaattatacaacCGAAAGAAATTGCATGTGAAAATTTTTTCaagaataaaaccaaaacagTTTTTATGAAGCTCACAGATAGGTATATTTCTCAGTTTATATGCAATAAATACCTTACAGTAATAGTTTATGCCATATTTTTGGAATCTAAATGGTTTAGAGGGCAAGAATATCATGGTAACTGTACCATACATGTGTTTCCCTAAGCAAGTAGTTTGGCTTTGATACCTCCTCTTTGCTTAAATCTTTTTCTGTTATACAGGCAAGGAAAGCTTTAATGATGATGTTTTTCTCCAATTTTCCATTCTCGTGGATTCGCCATTCTTTGATCACTGTAGCTCTCAATATTATCATTGTTTTACTTGCGATATATGTTCCTGACATTAGGAATGTATTTGGTGTAGTTGGTaagttttctatttcaaaaattccattttctacAATAGATTAAATTGTCATCCAGTCTCACATCTGAATCTggcaatattcttttcttttcctccccactTTAAGGTTCCAGTACATCAACGTGTTTGATTTTTGTGTTCCCGGGACTGTTTTATCTTAAACTGAGCAGAGAGGATTTTCTCTCATGGAAAAAGTTTGGGGTaggttgatttttgtttgtttcttttaagaatcttattttaagaaataacttGTCATTTTATAATTAAGTATTTTACCTACATCACAAAAGTTAATGTATTTTGAACTATAATGTACATTATTGGAGCAGGTGAAGGTTTAAAATAATGCTCTAattgttctttatcttttttccttatttccacAGGCGTTTGTTTTGCTCATCTTTGGTATTTTGGTTGGTAATTTTAGTTTAGcactcattatttttaattggattaataagtgaaagaaatattttcccaCGTCTTTTGCTGAATAATTTACCTCCAAATGCAAAAAGGAATTATTCTGGAAGGCACCTTGGATGAATCCTCTTTATATGGGTTAACATTTTTGCAAACATTGACagaaaagcagaacaaaacaGGAGTCGGTAGGGGAAAGTAGACATAGCAGTTTTAATCAAAATAAGAAACTCAAAATGCTCTTGaatatgttgagcatcttttgtttgtgtttttttttttaattaacagactttattttttagggtaGTTTTAACGTTTACAGAAATaattgaacagaaagtacagagagttctcatatattCCCTCATTCCAGCACACCCATAGTGTCCCACATTACTAACAGCTTGCATTAGTGAAGTACATTTGTTATACTTGATGAGCCAACTTTGATACATTACATACATTAATATTAActgaagttcatagtttacagtAGGGTTCACTTTTgatgcaaccactgatctttttactgtctccataaaaGGCTCATTCCCCATGagccttttctaaaatgtcatttggtggaatcatatagtatctAACCTTTcgggctggcttctttcacttagcaatgtgcGTTTAAGTTTTCTCCgtgtcttttcatagcttgatagctctttgtttttaatcactgacaatattccattgtatggatgtaccacagtttgtttcactgacaatattccattgtatggatgtaccacagtttgtttcactgacaatattccattgtatggatgtaccacagtttgtttttccattcacctgttgaatgACCTCTtgtttgcttccaaattttgtcatttgtgaataaagctgctacaaacatttgtATGCAGACTTTTGTGTGGACAGAAATTTTCAGCTTATTTGAGTTAATACCAAAGACTATTTTTTAGCAATTGCTGCATGGTATGGTAGAATATTTAGTCTTATAAGAAACTGCCCaactgccttccaaagtggctgtaacgTTTTGCAGTCCtgccagcaatgtgtgagagttcctgttgttccacatccttgccgacattgggtgttgtcagtgtttcggatttttgccattctagtgggtgtgcagttgtatctcgttgttttaatttgcatttccctattgacatatgatgttgagcatcttttcacatgtttatttgccatctgtatattttctttggtgaggttcagatttttaaaattgggttgtttttacattgttgagttttaagccttctttgtatattttagacaccaatcctttatcagatatgtgtttcacaaagattttctcccagtctgtgagttgccttttcattctcttaacaacatctttcacagagaaatttttaatgttattaaatatattgagacaattttttgtttgtttttaaagaaatcagtATATTGTTTATATACAAAATTGAATTTTAGTTCGTAGGTTAATGTCAACATCAGTCACCAATAACAAAACTGTTGGATTATTCCACTTGGTATTTTGCCCTGACTCCAAATCCTGACTAAGAAACTTTTGTGATTTTCCTCTGTCACGCAGTATGAGATAGAGCTGTGATGATTGGCTGTGGATTTGAAAGTTCTCTGAGCTT encodes the following:
- the SLC38A6 gene encoding probable sodium-coupled neutral amino acid transporter 6 isoform X5, with the protein product MNAIMGSGILGLAYVMAHTGILGFSFLLLIVALLASYSVHLLLSLCIQTAVTSYEDLGLFAFGLPGKVVVAGTIIIQNIGAMSSYLLIIKTELPAAISEFLSGDHNGSWYLDGETLLIIICVAIVFPLALLPKIGFLGYTSSLSFFFMVFFALVDSLLPFVVKIIIKKWSIPCPLTLNSVEQYSQISNATDDCKPKLFHFSKESAYAIPTMAFSFLCHTSILPIYCELQRPSKKRMQNVTNTAIALSFLIYFISALFGYLTFYDSVASELLQGYSKYLPHDVVVMTVKLCILFAVLLTVPLIHFPARKALMMMFFSNFPFSWIRHSLITVALNIIIVLLAIYVPDIRNVFGVVGSSTSTCLIFVFPGLFYLKLSREDFLSWKKFGAFVLLIFGILVGNFSLALIIFNWINK
- the SLC38A6 gene encoding probable sodium-coupled neutral amino acid transporter 6 isoform X2, whose product is MEAPWGIVDAEPGWFVSARQPEEAEAEELSPLLSNELHRQGSPGVSFGFSVFNLMNAIMGSGILGLAYVMAHTGILGFSFLLLIVALLASYSVHLLLSLCIQTAVTSYEDLGLFAFGLPGKVVVAGTIIIQNIGAMSSYLLIIKTELPAAISEFLSGDHNGSWYLDGETLLIIICVAIVFPLALLPKIGFLGYTSSLSFFFMVFFALVIIIKKWSIPCPLTLNSVEQYSQISNATDDCKPKLFHFSKESAYAIPTMAFSFLCHTSILPIYCELQRPSKKRMQNVTNTAIALSFLIYFISALFGYLTFYDSVASELLQGYSKYLPHDVVVMTVKLCILFAVLLTVPLIHFPARKALMMMFFSNFPFSWIRHSLITVALNIIIVLLAIYVPDIRNVFGVVGSSTSTCLIFVFPGLFYLKLSREDFLSWKKFGAFVLLIFGILVGNFSLALIIFNWINK
- the SLC38A6 gene encoding probable sodium-coupled neutral amino acid transporter 6 isoform X1 — protein: MEAPWGIVDAEPGWFVSARQPEEAEAEELSPLLSNELHRQGSPGVSFGFSVFNLMNAIMGSGILGLAYVMAHTGILGFSFLLLIVALLASYSVHLLLSLCIQTAVTSYEDLGLFAFGLPGKVVVAGTIIIQNIGAMSSYLLIIKTELPAAISEFLSGDHNGSWYLDGETLLIIICVAIVFPLALLPKIGFLGYTSSLSFFFMVFFALVDSLLPFVVKIIIKKWSIPCPLTLNSVEQYSQISNATDDCKPKLFHFSKESAYAIPTMAFSFLCHTSILPIYCELQRPSKKRMQNVTNTAIALSFLIYFISALFGYLTFYDSVASELLQGYSKYLPHDVVVMTVKLCILFAVLLTVPLIHFPARKALMMMFFSNFPFSWIRHSLITVALNIIIVLLAIYVPDIRNVFGVVGSSTSTCLIFVFPGLFYLKLSREDFLSWKKFGAFVLLIFGILVGNFSLALIIFNWINK
- the SLC38A6 gene encoding probable sodium-coupled neutral amino acid transporter 6 isoform X3; the protein is MEAPWGIVDAEPGWFVSARQPEEAEAEELSPLLSNELHRQGSPGVSFGFSVFNLMNAIMGSGILGLAYVMAHTGILGFSFLLLIVALLASYSVHLLLSLCIQTAVTSYEDLGLFAFGLPGKVVVAGTIIIQNIGAMSSYLLIIKTELPAAISEFLSGDHNGSWYLDGETLLIIICVAIVFPLALLPKIGFLGYTSSLSFFFMVFFALVISNATDDCKPKLFHFSKESAYAIPTMAFSFLCHTSILPIYCELQRPSKKRMQNVTNTAIALSFLIYFISALFGYLTFYDSVASELLQGYSKYLPHDVVVMTVKLCILFAVLLTVPLIHFPARKALMMMFFSNFPFSWIRHSLITVALNIIIVLLAIYVPDIRNVFGVVGSSTSTCLIFVFPGLFYLKLSREDFLSWKKFGAFVLLIFGILVGNFSLALIIFNWINK
- the SLC38A6 gene encoding probable sodium-coupled neutral amino acid transporter 6 isoform X4, with the translated sequence MEAPWGIVDAEPGWFVSARQPEEAEAEELSPLLSNELHRQGSPGVSFGFSVFNLMNAIMGSGILGLAYVMAHTGILGFSFLLLIVALLASYSVHLLLSLCIQTAVTSYEDLGLFAFGLPGKVVVAGTIIIQNIGAMSSYLLIIKTELPAAISEFLSGDHNGSWYLDGETLLIIICVAIVFPLALLPKIGFLGYTSSLSFFFMVFFALVSAYAIPTMAFSFLCHTSILPIYCELQRPSKKRMQNVTNTAIALSFLIYFISALFGYLTFYDSVASELLQGYSKYLPHDVVVMTVKLCILFAVLLTVPLIHFPARKALMMMFFSNFPFSWIRHSLITVALNIIIVLLAIYVPDIRNVFGVVGSSTSTCLIFVFPGLFYLKLSREDFLSWKKFGAFVLLIFGILVGNFSLALIIFNWINK